The following coding sequences are from one Clostridioides difficile ATCC 9689 = DSM 1296 window:
- a CDS encoding GlmL-related ornithine degradation protein — MENSKVSLKIDVLVAEIGSTTTVVNAFHDINTNNPIFLGQGQAPTTVFEGGDVRNGLSGAIKDLANKLSVDDIEYNDMFATSSAAGGLKMTVHGLVYDMTVKAAKEAALGAGAVIRQITSGRIKRTDLNKIKEINPNIILIAGGVDYGERDTAIYNAEMIASMNLGIPVIYAGNVENQEEIRLIFEDTNYKLYITENVYPKIDLLNIEPTRRIIQSVFEEHITTAPGMKYIKEMVNENITPTPGAVMEASKLLYKNIGDLLTLDVGGATTDVHSVTDGSDYINKILVNPEPTAKRSVEGDLGVYVNMKNIVEVIGKENLQSELSIDIDAVIENYPPIPKSKEEILFVERLTKEAVVKAMLRHSGKIRNIYGTTGKVKIAEGKDLTEVRYIVGTGGALTRLPSRIEILDNMLKYNKNNELLFPKEKTKILIDNDYIMASMGVLSKKYEEASLKLLLKSLNFEEERLCILG, encoded by the coding sequence ATGGAAAATAGCAAAGTTTCTTTAAAAATAGATGTGTTGGTAGCTGAAATTGGAAGTACTACTACAGTGGTAAACGCTTTCCACGATATTAATACTAACAATCCTATATTTTTGGGTCAAGGTCAAGCTCCAACAACAGTGTTTGAAGGTGGCGATGTAAGAAATGGCTTATCAGGTGCTATTAAAGATTTAGCTAATAAATTATCTGTAGATGATATAGAGTATAATGATATGTTTGCAACTTCTAGTGCAGCTGGTGGATTAAAAATGACTGTTCATGGATTAGTCTATGATATGACAGTAAAAGCAGCTAAAGAAGCAGCTTTAGGGGCTGGAGCTGTTATTCGTCAAATAACATCAGGTAGAATTAAAAGAACTGATTTAAATAAAATAAAAGAAATAAACCCAAACATAATTTTAATAGCTGGTGGAGTCGATTATGGAGAAAGAGATACAGCTATTTATAATGCAGAAATGATAGCTTCTATGAATCTAGGCATACCAGTTATATATGCTGGTAATGTTGAAAATCAAGAGGAAATAAGGTTAATATTTGAAGATACTAATTATAAGCTTTATATAACTGAAAATGTATACCCTAAAATAGATTTATTGAATATAGAACCTACAAGAAGAATCATTCAAAGTGTATTTGAAGAACACATAACTACAGCACCAGGAATGAAATACATTAAAGAAATGGTTAATGAAAATATTACTCCAACCCCAGGAGCTGTAATGGAAGCTTCTAAACTTTTATATAAAAATATTGGAGATTTATTAACTCTGGATGTAGGTGGAGCAACTACTGATGTACATTCTGTTACAGATGGAAGTGACTATATTAATAAAATTTTGGTTAATCCTGAACCTACTGCAAAGAGAAGTGTTGAGGGGGATTTAGGTGTATATGTAAATATGAAGAATATAGTAGAAGTTATAGGTAAAGAAAACTTACAAAGTGAACTATCTATAGATATTGATGCAGTAATAGAGAATTATCCTCCAATACCAAAATCAAAAGAAGAAATATTATTTGTTGAGAGGTTGACAAAAGAAGCTGTTGTTAAAGCTATGCTAAGACATTCAGGAAAAATAAGAAATATCTATGGAACAACTGGAAAAGTCAAAATTGCAGAAGGGAAAGATTTAACAGAAGTAAGATATATAGTTGGTACAGGGGGAGCACTTACTAGGCTCCCTAGTAGAATTGAAATATTAGATAATATGCTCAAATACAATAAAAATAATGAATTACTATTTCCAAAGGAAAAAACAAAGATATTAATAGATAATGACTATATTATGGCATCTATGGGTGTTTTATCTAAAAAATATGAAGAAGCATCTCTTAAGCTCCTGTTAAAAAGTTTGAATTTTGAGGAGGAAAGATTATGTATCCTAGGTTAG
- the orr gene encoding ornithine racemase Orr yields MYPRLEIDIEKLKHNAKLISQMCHERNIKISFVTKSFCAQKEIVEEICSEGIDHIADSRIQNLKNLQDINLPKILIRIPMLSELEEVINYCDISFNSELGTIKKLNELCESKNIIHKIVLMFDLGDLREGYFYEEDFFNNVREIVRLKNIEIIGIATNLTCYGAIIPSRENIGRLVSIAKRMEEKFGINLEIVSGGNSSSIHLLINNNMPEGITNLRIGESILLGRETAYGENINGTYQDAFKLICQVVECKEKPSVPIGEIGVDAFRNKPVYEDKGILKRAIIAIGKQDINIDSLIPIDTDIKILGASSDHMILDVSNTKYDYKLGDNLEFLLTYGGIMSSSTSKYVSKKIIV; encoded by the coding sequence ATGTATCCTAGGTTAGAAATAGATATAGAAAAGTTAAAGCATAATGCAAAATTAATTTCGCAGATGTGTCATGAAAGAAATATTAAGATATCTTTTGTTACTAAATCATTTTGTGCACAAAAAGAAATAGTAGAAGAAATATGTAGTGAAGGAATAGACCATATAGCAGATTCAAGAATACAAAACTTAAAAAATTTACAAGATATAAATCTACCTAAGATATTGATTAGAATCCCAATGTTAAGTGAATTAGAAGAAGTTATCAATTATTGCGATATTAGTTTTAACTCAGAATTAGGAACAATAAAGAAATTAAATGAATTATGTGAAAGTAAAAATATTATTCATAAGATAGTTCTTATGTTTGACTTAGGCGATTTACGAGAAGGATACTTTTATGAAGAAGACTTTTTTAATAATGTAAGAGAGATAGTAAGATTAAAAAATATTGAAATAATTGGTATAGCTACAAACTTAACCTGTTATGGAGCTATTATACCATCTAGGGAAAATATAGGCAGACTGGTAAGTATAGCAAAAAGAATGGAAGAAAAATTTGGAATAAATCTAGAAATAGTATCTGGAGGTAATTCAAGTTCGATTCATCTGTTGATAAATAATAATATGCCAGAAGGTATTACTAATTTGAGAATAGGCGAGTCCATTCTACTTGGTAGAGAAACGGCATACGGTGAAAATATAAATGGAACATATCAAGATGCATTTAAATTAATATGCCAAGTAGTTGAATGTAAAGAAAAACCATCAGTTCCTATTGGAGAAATAGGAGTTGATGCCTTTAGAAATAAACCTGTTTATGAAGATAAGGGAATCTTAAAAAGGGCAATCATAGCTATAGGTAAACAAGATATAAATATTGACTCTTTAATTCCAATAGACACTGATATAAAAATATTAGGGGCAAGTTCAGACCACATGATACTAGATGTAAGTAACACAAAATATGATTATAAATTAGGTGACAATTTAGAATTTTTATTAACTTATGGGGGTATCATGTCATCTAGTACGAGCAAATATGTTTCAAAAAAAATTATAGTGTAG
- the nhaC gene encoding Na+/H+ antiporter NhaC, protein MKERECRKASLFDAMIPITCLILFLSLGVLVYGSSPHVPLIGAAAVAGLVAVYRLGFKWKELELSMFNSIKMAMQAILIIIIIGVLIGTWIVSGVVPCMIYWGLKILSPNIFLVASTLVCAIVSLATGSSWSTMGTVGVALLGIGQSLGMPIGLIVGSIISGAYFGDKLSPLSETTNLAPAMAGTDLFTHIKYMLYSTIPSLLICLVIYGVIGMKYSGQALDIKQIELIRSTLDSTFNTLSPVLLLAPAIVIGLVVFKVPAIPGLIVGAVLGVLFAVVFQGESMNTILDAAQNGYVSSTQIQEVDALLSKGGIMNMMSTVSLTICALSLGGILEKTGMLEVVASSLLRLAKGVFGTVLCTMVTCTITNIIAGEQYLSIVIPGRMYNKEYKKRGIHPKMLSRALEDSGTLTSPLVPWNTCGAYITATLGVSALTYGPYALLNIINPIVSLVLIACKFKIARIEDEPETCLNFDV, encoded by the coding sequence ATGAAAGAGCGAGAATGTAGAAAAGCAAGTCTGTTTGATGCAATGATACCAATTACTTGTTTGATATTATTTTTAAGTCTAGGAGTATTAGTGTATGGTTCATCACCTCATGTACCACTAATAGGAGCAGCAGCAGTAGCAGGACTTGTGGCTGTATATAGACTTGGATTTAAATGGAAAGAGTTAGAATTAAGTATGTTTAATAGTATAAAGATGGCAATGCAAGCAATCTTAATCATAATTATAATAGGCGTACTTATAGGAACTTGGATAGTAAGTGGAGTAGTTCCATGTATGATTTACTGGGGACTAAAAATTTTATCACCAAATATTTTTTTAGTAGCATCAACATTAGTCTGTGCAATAGTATCTCTTGCGACAGGTTCATCTTGGAGCACAATGGGTACAGTAGGAGTAGCTCTTTTAGGCATTGGTCAAAGTTTAGGTATGCCAATTGGATTAATCGTAGGTTCTATAATATCTGGAGCTTACTTTGGAGATAAACTATCACCTTTATCTGAAACGACTAACTTAGCTCCAGCAATGGCAGGAACAGATTTGTTTACACATATAAAATATATGCTATATTCGACTATACCATCATTATTAATTTGTTTAGTAATTTATGGTGTAATTGGAATGAAGTATTCAGGTCAAGCACTAGATATAAAACAAATAGAATTAATTAGGTCTACATTAGATTCTACATTTAATACTTTATCACCAGTATTATTATTAGCTCCAGCAATAGTAATTGGATTAGTTGTATTTAAAGTTCCTGCTATACCAGGGCTTATAGTAGGTGCTGTATTGGGAGTATTGTTTGCAGTAGTTTTTCAAGGAGAATCTATGAATACGATATTAGATGCAGCACAAAATGGATATGTTTCGTCAACACAAATACAAGAGGTAGATGCTTTATTATCTAAAGGTGGGATTATGAATATGATGTCCACTGTATCCTTAACAATATGCGCTTTATCTCTTGGAGGTATTTTAGAAAAAACAGGTATGCTTGAAGTAGTAGCGTCTTCTTTACTAAGATTAGCAAAGGGTGTATTTGGAACAGTATTATGTACTATGGTAACTTGTACAATTACCAATATAATAGCAGGTGAACAATATCTATCTATAGTTATACCAGGAAGAATGTATAATAAGGAATATAAAAAGAGAGGTATACATCCTAAGATGTTGTCGAGAGCTTTAGAAGATAGTGGAACTTTAACTTCTCCATTAGTACCATGGAATACATGCGGGGCGTATATAACAGCAACATTAGGTGTATCTGCACTAACATATGGTCCATACGCTTTATTAAATATTATAAATCCAATAGTATCTTTAGTATTAATTGCATGTAAGTTTAAAATAGCAAGAATAGAAGATGAACCTGAAACTTGTTTAAATTTTGATGTTTGA
- a CDS encoding GyrI-like domain-containing protein, with product MTRISNITIAEQSEYCFLAIRKTIDFMVEFSEFSKQSFEKISKYLEERGILSSGAPIVCFHNMDLAKLDVEVGFPVATYIDGKNEILQRIVPAQKIITAIDLGPYELQDPTLEDLFSWANSNGYKLHGDIYYQYLNDINRPASEYLTKMMLPII from the coding sequence ATGACTAGAATATCCAATATAACAATAGCTGAACAATCTGAGTACTGTTTTTTGGCAATACGAAAAACAATTGACTTTATGGTAGAGTTTTCAGAGTTTTCAAAACAAAGTTTTGAAAAAATTTCTAAATATCTGGAGGAGAGAGGAATTTTATCTTCAGGAGCACCGATTGTATGTTTTCATAACATGGATTTAGCAAAATTGGATGTTGAAGTAGGGTTTCCTGTAGCCACTTATATAGATGGGAAAAATGAGATTCTACAAAGGATTGTTCCTGCACAGAAAATAATAACTGCAATTGATTTAGGACCTTATGAATTACAAGACCCTACTTTAGAAGACTTATTTTCATGGGCAAATAGCAATGGATATAAACTTCATGGCGATATATATTACCAGTATTTAAATGATATCAATCGTCCAGCTAGTGAATATCTTACGAAAATGATGTTACCCATTATATAG
- a CDS encoding VOC family protein, producing MKIYDILTRFYIQDIEKAIPFYENLLKEKCSLRFSYKEVGLELAQIGNVLLLSGSDDALKPFIETKSTFMVDSVDEWRSYLLDNGAVVVRDKKKVPTGYNMTLRHPDGTIIEYVQHTKQD from the coding sequence ATGAAAATATATGATATATTAACACGTTTTTATATTCAAGATATAGAAAAAGCCATACCTTTTTATGAGAATCTTTTAAAAGAAAAATGTTCTTTGCGTTTTTCTTATAAAGAAGTTGGGTTAGAATTAGCGCAAATAGGAAATGTTTTACTATTATCTGGTTCTGATGATGCTCTTAAACCATTTATAGAAACAAAATCTACTTTTATGGTTGATTCTGTTGATGAATGGAGAAGTTATCTATTGGATAATGGAGCAGTTGTAGTAAGAGATAAGAAAAAAGTTCCTACAGGATATAATATGACATTGAGACATCCAGATGGTACAATTATAGAATATGTTCAACATACAAAGCAGGATTAG
- a CDS encoding NUDIX hydrolase N-terminal domain-containing protein — protein MNEKWLEWAIELQSIAQAGITYGKDIYDIERYERIREISAEMIAYKTDISTEKVRNLFCNESGYQTPKLDTRAVIFENGKILLVKENTGKWSLPGGWVEVNLSVKENTIKEVKEEAGLDITADRIIAIQDRAKHNLPIYAYGVCKIFVLCTVIGGTFKENIETTEFSYFSENELPELATEKNTEEQIKMCFEACRTDTWTVIFD, from the coding sequence ATGAACGAAAAATGGTTGGAATGGGCGATAGAATTGCAAAGCATTGCTCAAGCCGGAATAACTTATGGGAAAGATATATACGACATAGAGCGATATGAGAGAATACGAGAAATTTCCGCCGAAATGATAGCATATAAAACTGACATATCAACAGAAAAAGTAAGAAATCTTTTTTGCAATGAAAGCGGATACCAAACTCCAAAACTTGATACCAGAGCCGTTATTTTTGAAAATGGAAAAATACTTCTTGTTAAAGAAAATACAGGGAAGTGGTCGCTTCCGGGTGGTTGGGTTGAAGTAAATTTATCAGTCAAGGAAAATACTATTAAAGAGGTCAAAGAAGAAGCTGGATTAGATATAACCGCCGACAGGATTATTGCAATTCAAGACCGTGCGAAACACAATTTACCTATATATGCTTACGGAGTATGCAAAATATTTGTTCTTTGTACCGTTATCGGGGGTACATTCAAAGAAAATATAGAAACTACGGAGTTTTCTTATTTCTCCGAAAATGAACTTCCTGAACTCGCCACAGAAAAAAATACAGAAGAACAGATTAAAATGTGCTTTGAAGCATGTCGTACAGACACTTGGACAGTGATTTTCGATTAG
- a CDS encoding HAD-IA family hydrolase, with translation MDYKEIVFDVDGTLIDTEYAILHSLQDTIKQINRKIIPIKELSFALGITGEDALRYLKIEDITIALSMWDRNMEKYKNTVLVFKEIKEMLTELIKLNIGIGIVTSKTHEEFRNDFLSFDIAPYFNTVVCSNDTLEHKPKAVPLLKYMELTKCQNNELLYIGDSIYAMCLSCKC, from the coding sequence ATGGATTACAAAGAAATCGTCTTTGATGTAGACGGCACATTGATTGATACTGAATACGCCATTTTACACTCTCTACAAGACACGATAAAACAAATCAATAGAAAGATAATTCCTATCAAAGAATTGTCTTTTGCTTTAGGAATAACAGGCGAGGACGCTTTACGTTATTTGAAAATCGAAGATATAACAATTGCTCTATCAATGTGGGATAGGAATATGGAAAAGTATAAGAATACAGTTCTTGTGTTCAAAGAAATAAAGGAAATGCTTACTGAACTCATAAAATTAAATATTGGCATTGGAATTGTTACATCCAAAACTCATGAAGAATTTAGAAACGATTTTCTGAGCTTTGACATAGCACCATACTTTAATACTGTAGTATGCTCCAATGACACTCTAGAGCATAAGCCAAAAGCAGTACCATTATTGAAATACATGGAACTGACAAAATGTCAAAACAATGAACTGCTTTATATTGGGGATAGTATATATGCAATGTGCCTATCGTGCAAATGTTGA
- a CDS encoding helix-turn-helix domain-containing protein: MSYKVINVITAIDYIEEHLSEKLDLDIVANAVHYSKYHLHRTFTTSVGLTMHDYIKRRKLTEAAKLLVFSKKPIIEIALIAGYESQQAFTSIFKAMYKKSPNKYRKEQEFYPLQLRFVLKKDNLFSKNVLELEKEIKLASMSDIPLWMNLVRLVIDGFPNLQEEEYIYQLEQYILEERALILKLNNVAIANMVFNRETRSIDFFGIHPQYRNSDIAQVFLKKVIEDFLIDTDISITTFREGDKADTGHRDMIKKLGFAEAELLVEFGYPTQKFILPCVEERDNRQN, from the coding sequence ATGTCTTACAAAGTAATTAATGTCATAACTGCTATTGACTATATAGAGGAGCATTTATCAGAAAAGCTGGATTTAGATATAGTTGCTAATGCTGTTCATTACTCAAAATATCACCTGCATAGAACTTTCACAACTTCTGTTGGTCTAACAATGCATGATTACATAAAGCGGAGAAAGTTGACAGAAGCAGCAAAATTATTGGTATTTTCAAAGAAACCAATTATTGAAATTGCATTGATAGCTGGATATGAAAGTCAACAGGCATTCACTTCTATATTTAAAGCTATGTATAAAAAATCTCCAAATAAATATAGGAAAGAACAAGAATTTTATCCTTTGCAGCTAAGATTTGTTTTGAAAAAAGATAACCTATTTTCAAAGAATGTACTAGAGTTGGAAAAAGAAATTAAACTTGCAAGTATGTCTGACATACCATTATGGATGAATTTAGTGAGATTAGTCATAGATGGATTTCCAAATTTGCAAGAGGAAGAATATATATATCAATTAGAACAGTATATTTTAGAAGAAAGAGCTTTAATATTAAAACTTAATAATGTCGCTATTGCAAATATGGTGTTTAATAGAGAAACTAGAAGTATTGATTTTTTTGGAATACATCCACAGTATCGTAATTCAGACATTGCACAAGTGTTTTTGAAGAAAGTTATTGAAGATTTCTTGATAGATACAGATATTTCAATTACTACCTTTCGAGAGGGTGACAAAGCTGATACAGGACATAGAGATATGATAAAGAAGTTGGGCTTTGCAGAAGCAGAATTGCTTGTGGAATTTGGATATCCTACTCAAAAATTTATTCTTCCTTGTGTAGAAGAAAGAGATAATAGACAAAATTAA
- a CDS encoding HelD family protein, with protein sequence MSENKQVVNCDIIASNSKHNMCEYDAELLTFFPDEIAHLIEINNKLDNAFKKAENLVDKLDKDYMDAKMYMVKNRGEIDPHEMFQNEQGLKQIDNYGAFMVKVRDKINKIKDSPYFARIDFRLKDMDDESKYYIGRFAFDYEDELIILDWRSPIASMFYDYEIGKAGYDAPIGWVDGEITRKRQFKIKNGKLEYALESSINIQDDILQKELSHTSDEKMKSIISTIQKEQNQIIRNDKADTLIIQGVAGSGKTSIALHRIAFLLYRFKDKISANNVIILSPNKVFGDYISNVLPELGEEPLCELSFENIAEVQLDRVINFESEKDPLEINDAKWSERVRFKSTLDFVKLIDDYIKQMPNKIFIPKDYTFGSFTAKSDWIQSRFEAYNRYPVKKRLEKVAEDIHYKFESDNIMEEDLPKVKSILKSLNGMLTIKNTLTLYKDFFKQMNISNMFVMVEKKTLEWSDVYPFIYIHATYEGIQEDKIIRHIVIDEMQDYTPIQYAVINLLFKCKKTILGDFGQLVNPNHTHTLDDMKQLYNDGELVMLNKSYRSTFEIINFAKKIQDISSLEPIERHGEEPALLKCNNEQDEINKIKIEIEEFKKSDNATLGIILKTDNDAKAVYDALREEYSVHLISSESSSFTKGVSITSIKMSKGLEFDEVIVPSVNNKTYYSDYDRSLLYIACTRAMHKLKLTYTCELTQLIDM encoded by the coding sequence ATGTCTGAAAATAAACAAGTAGTAAATTGCGATATTATTGCATCTAATTCTAAACATAATATGTGTGAATATGATGCAGAGTTATTAACTTTTTTTCCAGATGAGATTGCACATCTAATAGAGATAAATAACAAGCTAGACAATGCTTTTAAGAAAGCTGAAAATCTTGTTGACAAGCTTGATAAGGATTATATGGACGCTAAAATGTATATGGTAAAAAATCGTGGTGAAATAGACCCACATGAAATGTTTCAAAATGAACAAGGACTAAAACAAATAGATAACTATGGGGCTTTTATGGTAAAAGTTCGAGATAAGATTAATAAAATCAAAGATTCTCCATACTTTGCTAGAATAGATTTTAGGCTGAAAGATATGGATGATGAATCTAAGTATTATATTGGTAGATTTGCATTTGATTATGAAGATGAGCTTATAATACTTGACTGGCGTTCTCCAATTGCCAGTATGTTTTATGATTATGAAATCGGAAAAGCTGGATATGATGCTCCAATAGGATGGGTGGATGGAGAAATAACAAGAAAACGACAATTTAAAATTAAAAATGGAAAATTAGAATATGCACTAGAAAGTTCCATTAATATACAAGATGATATTCTTCAAAAAGAACTTAGTCACACTTCAGATGAAAAAATGAAGTCAATCATTTCAACAATACAAAAGGAACAAAATCAAATTATTAGAAATGATAAAGCTGATACACTGATTATTCAAGGGGTAGCTGGTTCTGGGAAAACATCTATAGCATTACACAGAATTGCTTTTCTTCTTTATCGATTTAAAGATAAAATATCAGCAAATAATGTAATTATCCTATCACCTAATAAAGTCTTTGGAGACTATATTTCCAATGTCCTTCCTGAGCTTGGAGAAGAGCCATTATGTGAATTAAGTTTTGAAAATATAGCAGAGGTACAATTAGATAGAGTTATTAATTTTGAAAGTGAGAAAGACCCATTAGAAATAAATGATGCTAAATGGTCTGAAAGAGTGCGTTTTAAATCTACACTTGATTTTGTAAAACTTATTGATGATTATATAAAACAAATGCCAAATAAGATTTTTATTCCAAAAGACTACACTTTTGGAAGTTTTACAGCTAAAAGTGACTGGATACAGAGTAGATTTGAGGCATATAATAGATATCCAGTTAAGAAGAGATTAGAGAAGGTAGCTGAAGACATTCATTATAAATTTGAATCAGATAATATTATGGAAGAAGATTTACCAAAGGTAAAAAGTATACTTAAAAGTTTGAATGGAATGTTGACAATAAAAAATACTCTTACACTATATAAGGATTTCTTTAAACAAATGAATATATCAAACATGTTTGTGATGGTAGAAAAGAAAACACTTGAATGGTCAGATGTATACCCATTTATATATATTCATGCTACATATGAAGGTATACAAGAAGATAAGATTATAAGGCATATTGTTATTGATGAAATGCAGGATTATACACCTATTCAATATGCTGTAATAAACTTACTTTTTAAGTGTAAAAAGACTATTCTTGGAGATTTTGGACAATTGGTTAATCCTAATCATACTCATACATTAGATGATATGAAACAGCTATATAATGATGGGGAATTAGTTATGTTGAACAAGAGTTACCGTTCTACTTTTGAGATTATTAATTTCGCCAAAAAGATTCAAGACATATCTTCATTAGAGCCTATTGAACGACATGGTGAAGAACCAGCTTTATTAAAATGTAATAACGAGCAAGATGAAATAAATAAGATAAAAATAGAAATTGAAGAATTTAAAAAGAGTGATAATGCGACTCTTGGTATTATATTAAAGACAGATAATGACGCTAAAGCTGTATATGATGCGTTAAGAGAAGAATATAGTGTTCACTTAATATCTTCTGAAAGTTCTAGCTTTACAAAAGGAGTATCCATAACTTCTATTAAAATGTCAAAAGGTTTAGAGTTTGATGAAGTTATTGTACCTTCAGTAAATAATAAAACATATTATAGTGATTATGACCGCAGTTTGTTATATATTGCCTGTACACGAGCTATGCATAAACTTAAGTTGACATATACTTGTGAATTGACTCAACTTATAGATATGTAG
- the blaCDD gene encoding CDD family class D beta-lactamase → MKRKKNFIWIAILLVGVVMVMYYVGKKHNDINQKTDKNYIKSELNKSELNKSKIENNNKNKKEKINMVDYSDCFEGISGGAIFYNTKNKEYNIYNKELIETRRSPCSTFKIVSTLIGLEKGVINSKESVMGYDGTEYPNKNWNKNLSLEEAFKESCVWYYKKLIDKVDAKSVQNILDDLKYGNCDISEWEGDLKNGKGHLNGFWLESSLQISPKEQVQTMAKIFEGDTNFKKEHINILRDIMKIDVNDKNINVYGKTGTGFDEKNKCVDAWFVGMLEREGDTYYFAIKSDDSNKEITGPKVKEIAINIIKKYYSVRE, encoded by the coding sequence ATGAAAAGAAAAAAGAATTTTATTTGGATAGCTATCTTATTGGTTGGTGTAGTTATGGTAATGTATTATGTAGGGAAAAAACATAACGATATAAATCAAAAAACTGATAAGAATTATATAAAATCTGAATTAAATAAGTCTGAATTAAATAAATCCAAAATTGAAAACAATAATAAAAACAAAAAAGAAAAAATTAATATGGTTGACTATAGTGATTGTTTTGAAGGTATTAGTGGAGGAGCTATTTTTTATAATACTAAAAATAAAGAATATAATATATATAACAAAGAATTAATTGAAACAAGAAGGTCACCATGTTCTACTTTTAAAATAGTTTCAACTTTAATTGGTTTAGAAAAAGGGGTAATAAACTCAAAAGAATCAGTTATGGGATATGATGGTACAGAGTATCCAAATAAAAATTGGAATAAAAATCTTAGTTTAGAAGAGGCATTTAAGGAGTCTTGTGTTTGGTACTACAAAAAATTGATAGATAAAGTTGATGCTAAATCTGTCCAAAACATTTTAGATGATTTAAAGTATGGGAATTGCGATATTAGCGAATGGGAAGGAGATTTAAAAAATGGAAAGGGACATTTAAATGGATTTTGGTTAGAATCTTCATTACAAATATCTCCAAAAGAACAAGTGCAAACAATGGCAAAAATATTTGAGGGAGATACAAACTTTAAAAAAGAGCATATTAATATTTTAAGAGATATTATGAAAATAGATGTAAATGATAAAAACATAAATGTATATGGAAAAACTGGAACAGGATTTGATGAAAAAAATAAATGTGTGGATGCATGGTTTGTTGGTATGCTAGAGCGTGAAGGTGACACCTATTATTTTGCTATTAAATCAGATGATTCCAATAAAGAAATTACAGGGCCAAAGGTAAAGGAAATTGCAATTAATATAATTAAGAAATATTATAGTGTAAGGGAATAA
- a CDS encoding ABC transporter ATP-binding protein encodes MEILKCENLTKIYGSNQTRVTALNNVNLSVQKGDFVSIVGASGSGKSTLLHLLGGVDRPTYGKIYVEDTEISSLKEEALAVFRRRKVGLIYQFYNLIPTLDVRKNILLPMLLDKRKVDEDRFSEIVSILGLSDRLNHLPSQLSGGQQQRVSIARSLIYRPAILLADEPTGNLDRKNSEEIVDLLNLSNKRFNQTILLITHDEKIALEANRIVTMEDGVIVSEKVVKK; translated from the coding sequence ATGGAAATATTAAAATGTGAAAATCTCACAAAAATATATGGTTCAAATCAAACCAGAGTGACAGCCCTTAATAATGTAAATTTATCAGTTCAAAAAGGTGATTTTGTATCCATTGTAGGAGCATCTGGTTCTGGCAAATCTACATTGCTACATCTGCTTGGGGGAGTAGATAGACCTACATATGGAAAGATTTATGTTGAAGATACAGAAATATCAAGTTTAAAGGAAGAAGCTCTTGCAGTTTTTAGACGTAGAAAAGTAGGTCTTATTTATCAATTTTATAATCTTATACCTACTCTTGATGTTAGAAAAAATATATTATTACCCATGTTACTTGATAAAAGAAAGGTGGATGAGGATAGATTCTCTGAGATTGTATCTATATTGGGATTATCTGATAGATTAAACCATCTTCCAAGTCAACTTTCAGGTGGACAACAACAAAGGGTATCTATAGCTAGAAGTTTAATTTATAGACCAGCTATTTTATTAGCAGATGAGCCAACTGGTAATCTCGATAGAAAAAATTCAGAAGAAATTGTAGATTTGTTAAACTTATCAAATAAACGATTTAATCAGACAATACTTCTTATTACTCATGATGAGAAAATAGCACTAGAGGCAAATCGTATTGTAACTATGGAAGATGGAGTGATTGTCTCTGAAAAGGTGGTGAAGAAATGA